In the genome of Pseudanabaena mucicola str. Chao 1806, the window TTACTCATCTGTACCTACCAAACCTAACTTCAAAGCCTTGACAATTGCCTGAGTGCGACTAGTCACTCCTAACTTTTCAAACACACTAGTGAGATGGGCTTTCACCGTCGCTATCGATACATGCAAATAGCGAGAAATCTCCTCATTCGAGGCTCCCTTAATTAACCAGTTCAATACCTCTTGCTCGCGATCAGTTAAATGAATTGGGCAATGCCCCTGTAGCGATCGCCCTGCATAGAAATGAAAAATCCGAAAGAAACTGGTAGCAATATCAGGCGGCAAGAAAATTTCGTCATTCATAACTGTGGAAATTGCATCATACAACTGACTACCAATGCGATCCTTTGCCACATAGCCTCGCGCACCCAACTGCATTGCTCGAAATACCAACTCATCTTCACGATGTGCTGATAAGATCAAAGCCTTACCATGATAATCCAATTTCTTTAAATCCATAAGTACTTTCAGTCCACTGTCTTCAGATAATTCCAAAGCTAACTTCACATCTAAAAGTATCAGTGCAGGCTTCTGTTCAATCACCAGCTTGATTGCTTGTTCGCTAGAGGTAGCCTCTCCCACAATCTGAAATTGGAGATAGCA includes:
- a CDS encoding response regulator transcription factor — protein: MTTTAQVVSVLLVENDSIFRRGLHTLLSFYSDDCYLQFQIVGEATSSEQAIKLVIEQKPALILLDVKLALELSEDSGLKVLMDLKKLDYHGKALILSAHREDELVFRAMQLGARGYVAKDRIGSQLYDAISTVMNDEIFLPPDIATSFFRIFHFYAGRSLQGHCPIHLTDREQEVLNWLIKGASNEEISRYLHVSIATVKAHLTSVFEKLGVTSRTQAIVKALKLGLVGTDE